One Aegilops tauschii subsp. strangulata cultivar AL8/78 chromosome 7, Aet v6.0, whole genome shotgun sequence genomic window carries:
- the LOC109785860 gene encoding probable indole-3-acetic acid-amido synthetase GH3.7, with protein MQAMAPSPWLPEFDPTDMVAGRAFVERLTTDAAALQRELLTEILKRNARTEYLRPFLLLPDGGLPPDGDLREAFKKLVPVSGYNDIKPYVDRIATSGRESSTNLLCSEPITHLIRSSGTSGGKQKIFPSTAEELDRKLFFYGVQALVRNMHLHADQESKRGMGMRLTLTFPVEHTPSGLHVQAATTAYYCSSQFRDQEVGGFDRCTSPMEAILCPDAEQSMYCQLLCGLLHRDSVDHVGTSFANSLVRAIKFLQHNWEEMCSDIRTGSLSGRITHAPLRDAVILRYLRGPDPALADEVASECAAKPWDGIVARLWPRARCALTIVTGSMAQYIPILRSYCGGRLPIVSPCYASTECAAGVNLRPLDPPGRASYALLPNIAYFEFAEIQPRDEETPTVDGDGDPGEMKLVDLADVEIGRSYELVVTTFAGLYRYRVGDLLTVTGFYNATPLFLFSGRHDVILSIDHEKISEEELLRAISKAIELHLGPLGYMLSGSTAIADISKLPGHYVLFWELTNARSNHVVGDIPDQTVMENCCSTVEECFDQMYCKIRQRANITALEIRVLERGAFDALMDFFVSSGASAGQYKTPTAIRSKEAMMVLEERVVARFFSKEIPRGSLYDDYVKK; from the exons ATGCAAGCAATGGCGCCGTCGCCGTGGCTGCCGGAATTCGACCCGACAGACATGGTCGCCGGCCGTGCCTTTGTCGAGCGCCTCACCACCGACGCCGCGGCACTCCAGCGAGAGCTCCTCACAGAGATCCTCAAGCGGAACGCCCGCACCGAGTACCTCcgccccttcctcctcctcccggATGGCGGCTTGCCACCGGACGGCGACCTCCGGGAGGCCTTCAAGAAGCTTGTGCCTGTCTCCGGCTACAACGACATCAAGCCGTACGTGGATCGCATCGCCACCTCCGGCCGCGAGTCATCCACCAATCTCCTCTGCTCCGAGCCCATCACCCACCTCATCAGAAG CTCGGGCACGTCTGGTGGGAAGCAGAAGATCTTCCCGTCCACCGCGGAGGAGCTTGACCGGAAGCTCTTCTTCTATGGCGTCCAGGCACTCGTGAGGAACAT GCATCTGCATGCTGACCAGGAGAGCAAGCGCGGCATGGGGATGCGCCTCACCCTCACCTTCCCCGTCGAACACACGCCGTCCGGCCTTCACGTCCAGGCCGCCACCACCGCCTACTACTGCAGCAGCCAGTTCCGGGACCAGGAGGTGGGCGGGTTCGACCGGTGCACCAGCCCCATGGAGGCCATCCTTTGCCCGGACGCCGAGCAGAGCATGTACTGCCAGCTGCTCTGCGGCCTGCTCCACCGCGACTCCGTGGACCACGTCGGCACCTCCTTCGCCAACAGCCTCGTGCGAGCCATCAAGTTCCTGCAGCACAACTGGGAAGAGATGTGCTCCGACATCCGCACCGGCAGCCTCAGTGGCCGGATAACGCACGCGCCCCTGCGTGACGCCGTCATCCTGCGATACCTGCGAGGGCCAGACCCGGCACTGGCGGACGAGGTCGCGTCGGAGTGTGCCGCCAAGCCCTGGGACGGGATTGTCGCCAGGCTATGGCCGCGGGCACGGTGTGCcctcaccattgtcaccggctcgaTGGCGCAGTACATTCCGATTCTCCGGAGCTACTGCGGTGGCCGGTTGCCGATCGTCTCACCCTGTTATGCGTCTACTGAGTGCGCCGCCGGAGTCAATCTAAGGCCTCTCGACCCACCCGGCCGTGCGTCGTATGCATTGCTTCCCAACATCGCCTACTTCGAATTTGCTGAGATCCAGCCTCGTGATGAAGAAACTCCTACTGTTGATGGAGATGGCGATCCGGGTGAGATGAAGCTTGTGGATCTTGCGGATGTCGAAATTGGTCGGTCCTATGAGCTGGTTGTCACCACCTTTGCAG GTCTTTACAGGTACCGAGTTGGTGACCTTCTCACCGTGACTGGCTTCTACAACGCAACGCCGTTGTTCCTCTTCTCGGGACGACATGATGTCATCTTAAGCATAGACCATGAGAAGATAAGCGAGGAGGAATTACTCAGGGCAATTTCAAAGGCTATTGAGCTCCATCTTGGCCCTCTTGGGTACATGCTCAGTGGAAGCACCGCCATTGCAGACATATCCAAGTTGCCAGGCCACTACGTCCTGTTCTGGGAGCTAACCAACGCAAGGAGTAACCACGTGGTTGGCGACATCCCCGATCAAACTGTCATGGAGAATTGTTGCTCGACAGTTGAAGAATGCTTCGACCAAATGTACTGCAAAATCAGGCAGCGCGCGAACATCACCGCGCTTGAGATAAGGGTGCTTGAGCGGGGCGCGTTCGACGCTCTGATGGACTTCTTCGTGTCTAGTGGCGCATCGGCGGGCCAGTACAAGACTCCAACGGCTATTCGGTCAAAAGAAGCGATGATGGTGTTGGAAGAGAGGGTGGTGGCAAGGTTCTTTAGCAAAGAAATTCCCCGTGGTTCTCTATATGATGATTACGTGAAGAAATGA